In a genomic window of Thermoproteus tenax Kra 1:
- a CDS encoding molybdopterin dinucleotide binding domain-containing protein has translation MVVVAAKLTRRDFLKLAAVTGTAVAVAATISKEQFIFNKLFKEGGKLEAAAGDVVAFTTCYGCLGRCNVQVTISPNRLPRYIAGSIYTRNEGATCAIGASTMMHYLSPGRLRSPLLRVPTSERCTGDFIEITYDDMLDILVNGDDAAILKERGWKYGFLGMKKINQCCPEKFTYFTGRDQYNPAENTWFAAMFGSPNQGGHGGFCATNIASGGSYILGGTWWEYGGWDSKYIKILILAGVTQDHFPTIIRREITKVKERGGMIIYMSPERIGNFGQVADEWLPVMPGTDGAVVWSIIHELISAWKNGTKAIDEEYLKWYTNAPWLVITNPDYSINPPQAPNTGLFLRVKNKNGDWVPAVMGSDGNLYPFTDVPWQSGVSPVLEYRGTVTVPKGPDTSDTVTVNVRTVFTLIEDEALKTDWTPENVEKIAGTPAYKIRELAHKIIDILNNGRAVVPAKWTDYLGREHNYFIGTPVSAYIMRGISAHTNGFQTTRAFALLLSLIGAVDTPGGWMYKPPAPWPIPDGDYWPPYITPPDPRMRVTADDYAANPSMFTGPNGEKLIGAIGGTMITERVLNDGTVQVTHVYKVPYPKAIQVTTKVINYTPDNVVVDDNGHPLLIDRAFSWEFPFALHRVWTAVNIDAGLEWPYRLEFLLWHITNPYWDNAYDIDKDLGLLTAKDSDGRYRIPFVAIVDTFYGGSVPCVDLVIPDTTFFERYGEHSLLDRPTSAVYGPADNIEWPILPPLFKEVKPWSDGEIILGTKLGLPGFVDENGNPMYPNLMYDWLWKFQYAPGIGVLYMARGKGGTSCCKGEPNPDQIKMYVYPGYIPASNYSDQKTYPPPQKVPVTNGVYPPGVNPGTQTVGHAFGYYELPLEIRYYRHVNKGYLNWAASVGMMPYAKPVIIQLYSEIIQKYRLAAYGLWQGYNAYYYYMYEKTKDPKYLDLARKNASPPNDWWGSHVADIIKKFYDPIPSWYPPIDWQASDGSPPDQYPIATLNRKTTPWFYHTWENHHPWLRQLIPYSVIWMNPKTAAQYGIRDGDWIELTSRGGEVARGQVKLTEAIAPGVVGYWKSRNARAGAFGIPPNSLEVTKGFMFNDIYVYTRPESFGGVANSQYTVDGLLAAVQQGKYPTLNLDPFSGKTAWGDLRVKIVRIANDKPESAWGNADSILKTPPKLIVGSEAWSISVFNYNAYQQPSQMGISWYEVNSGWLQFQQTIEGNMGYQFDKAIQIKKTGKAEGV, from the coding sequence ATGGTGGTCGTAGCAGCAAAGCTAACCAGGAGGGACTTCCTGAAGCTCGCCGCTGTCACGGGCACCGCCGTCGCCGTCGCGGCCACAATCAGCAAGGAGCAGTTCATATTCAATAAGCTGTTCAAAGAGGGGGGCAAGCTGGAGGCTGCAGCGGGGGACGTCGTGGCCTTTACGACTTGTTACGGCTGTTTGGGCAGATGTAACGTCCAAGTGACGATAAGCCCGAACAGATTGCCCAGATATATAGCTGGATCGATCTATACCAGAAATGAGGGCGCCACGTGCGCTATAGGGGCATCTACTATGATGCACTATCTGAGCCCTGGACGTCTAAGGTCGCCTCTATTGAGAGTGCCCACGAGCGAGAGATGTACGGGGGACTTCATAGAGATAACCTACGACGATATGCTCGACATACTTGTGAACGGAGATGACGCAGCCATTCTGAAGGAGAGGGGCTGGAAATATGGGTTCTTGGGCATGAAGAAGATAAACCAGTGCTGCCCCGAGAAGTTCACATATTTCACAGGCAGAGACCAGTATAATCCCGCCGAGAACACTTGGTTCGCTGCAATGTTCGGCTCTCCGAACCAAGGCGGCCACGGAGGCTTCTGCGCGACTAATATCGCATCTGGCGGCTCCTATATACTGGGAGGCACTTGGTGGGAGTACGGCGGCTGGGACTCCAAATATATAAAGATATTAATCCTTGCGGGTGTAACTCAAGATCACTTCCCAACTATAATAAGAAGAGAAATAACTAAAGTTAAGGAACGCGGCGGCATGATTATCTATATGTCCCCCGAGAGGATAGGCAATTTCGGTCAAGTGGCCGACGAATGGTTGCCTGTGATGCCCGGCACCGATGGCGCCGTTGTCTGGTCAATAATCCACGAGCTTATATCGGCTTGGAAGAACGGAACTAAGGCCATCGACGAGGAGTACCTCAAGTGGTACACCAACGCTCCGTGGTTGGTGATAACTAACCCCGACTACTCAATTAATCCGCCTCAAGCTCCCAACACCGGCTTGTTCCTCAGAGTCAAGAACAAGAACGGCGACTGGGTGCCTGCTGTCATGGGCTCGGACGGGAATCTCTATCCGTTCACCGACGTGCCGTGGCAGAGCGGCGTGTCGCCCGTCTTGGAGTACCGCGGAACTGTCACAGTCCCCAAGGGGCCTGACACGAGCGACACAGTGACCGTTAACGTTAGGACTGTCTTCACACTGATAGAGGACGAGGCGCTCAAGACGGACTGGACGCCGGAGAACGTAGAGAAGATAGCCGGCACACCTGCCTATAAGATAAGGGAGTTGGCCCATAAGATAATCGATATATTAAACAACGGCAGAGCCGTAGTACCCGCCAAATGGACCGACTATCTCGGCAGAGAGCACAATTACTTCATCGGTACGCCGGTCTCAGCGTATATCATGAGGGGAATATCGGCACACACAAACGGCTTCCAGACCACTAGGGCGTTTGCGCTATTGTTGTCCTTAATTGGCGCCGTGGATACGCCCGGCGGCTGGATGTATAAACCGCCCGCGCCGTGGCCTATACCAGACGGCGACTATTGGCCGCCCTATATCACTCCGCCGGACCCCAGAATGAGAGTGACCGCCGATGATTACGCCGCGAATCCCTCCATGTTCACGGGACCCAACGGCGAGAAGCTAATAGGAGCTATCGGAGGCACTATGATAACCGAGAGGGTTCTCAACGATGGGACTGTGCAAGTGACTCACGTGTACAAGGTACCGTATCCTAAGGCTATCCAAGTAACAACCAAAGTCATAAACTATACTCCCGACAACGTAGTTGTTGACGACAATGGCCATCCGCTGTTGATCGACCGCGCCTTTAGTTGGGAGTTCCCATTTGCCCTCCACAGAGTGTGGACTGCTGTGAACATCGATGCCGGCCTTGAGTGGCCCTACAGGTTGGAGTTTCTATTGTGGCACATAACTAACCCGTATTGGGACAACGCCTACGACATAGACAAAGACCTAGGGCTTCTGACGGCGAAGGACTCCGATGGAAGGTACAGAATACCCTTCGTAGCAATAGTGGACACCTTCTATGGAGGCTCGGTGCCGTGCGTAGACCTAGTGATACCTGATACCACGTTCTTCGAGCGCTACGGCGAGCACAGTCTGTTGGACAGACCTACTAGCGCTGTCTACGGGCCAGCCGACAATATAGAGTGGCCCATACTGCCGCCCTTGTTCAAAGAGGTAAAGCCTTGGAGCGATGGAGAGATCATACTGGGCACTAAGCTGGGCCTGCCGGGCTTTGTGGACGAGAACGGCAATCCGATGTATCCAAACTTGATGTACGACTGGCTCTGGAAGTTCCAGTATGCGCCGGGCATAGGCGTCCTATATATGGCTAGGGGGAAGGGCGGCACGTCTTGTTGCAAGGGAGAGCCCAACCCAGATCAGATCAAGATGTACGTATATCCAGGCTACATTCCGGCGTCCAACTACAGCGATCAGAAGACCTATCCTCCGCCCCAAAAGGTGCCCGTCACTAACGGAGTCTATCCGCCCGGCGTCAACCCTGGCACACAGACTGTGGGACACGCGTTCGGCTACTACGAGCTGCCGCTGGAGATAAGGTACTATCGCCATGTAAACAAGGGGTATCTCAATTGGGCCGCCAGCGTCGGCATGATGCCCTATGCAAAGCCTGTCATCATCCAGCTGTACTCCGAGATAATTCAGAAGTACAGGCTCGCCGCCTACGGCTTGTGGCAAGGCTACAACGCCTACTACTACTATATGTACGAGAAAACTAAGGATCCGAAATATCTGGACTTAGCTAGGAAGAACGCGTCTCCGCCCAACGACTGGTGGGGCTCCCATGTGGCCGATATAATCAAGAAGTTCTACGACCCCATACCCTCGTGGTATCCGCCGATCGACTGGCAAGCCTCAGACGGCTCGCCGCCGGACCAGTACCCGATAGCGACTCTGAATAGAAAGACTACGCCGTGGTTCTACCACACGTGGGAGAACCACCATCCGTGGCTGAGGCAGTTAATACCGTACTCGGTCATATGGATGAACCCGAAGACGGCGGCTCAGTACGGCATAAGGGATGGAGACTGGATCGAGCTGACGAGCAGAGGCGGCGAGGTCGCCAGAGGCCAAGTGAAGCTGACGGAGGCCATTGCGCCGGGCGTCGTCGGCTATTGGAAGTCCAGAAACGCGAGGGCCGGCGCCTTCGGCATACCTCCCAACTCGCTCGAGGTCACCAAGGGCTTTATGTTCAACGACATATACGTGTACACAAGGCCAGAGAGCTTCGGAGGAGTGGCCAACTCTCAGTACACTGTGGATGGCTTGTTGGCGGCTGTGCAACAAGGCAAATATCCCACGTTGAACCTAGATCCCTTCTCGGGCAAGACTGCGTGGGGCGATCTACGCGTGAAGATCGTAAGGATAGCCAACGACAAGCCCGAGTCGGCTTGGGGAAACGCCGATAGCATCTTGAAGACTCCGCCCAAGCTGATAGTGGGCTCCGAGGCGTGGTCTATAAGCGTGTTCAACTACAACGCTTATCAGCAACCGAGCCAGATGGGAATAAGCTGGTATGAGGTCAACAGCGGTTGGTTGCAGTTCCAACAGACCATAGAGGGCAATATGGGCTACCAGTTCGACAAAGCTATACAGATAAAGAAGACAGGAAAAGCTGAGGGGGTGTAG
- a CDS encoding 4Fe-4S dicluster domain-containing protein — translation MVQLAILTDLSKCFGCSACMLACKEWHASGCYGPMTDLNPWGPEPGKGPWSVFFLRVLHVEVGEYPNTKTFSVPISCFHCRNPACTTVCPTGAIFKRKEDGVVVINYNVCIGCRYCENACPYGNITFDPVEGVSKKCTLAIDRIYDESLPEYERIPPCVRNCPAGARIFGDMDDPDSIIYREAKRRGAVPMGPEFGTDPPSLYIMPGTPVNVAGRDYQWPSMTKEEEFAVRTGAADVPKILSKLKGVKPTGGHCGGGVGGSTGEGQ, via the coding sequence ATGGTCCAGCTGGCCATACTAACGGATCTGAGCAAGTGCTTTGGGTGCTCAGCGTGCATGTTGGCATGTAAGGAGTGGCACGCCAGCGGATGTTACGGCCCGATGACGGATTTGAACCCATGGGGACCTGAGCCAGGCAAAGGGCCGTGGTCTGTGTTCTTCCTGCGCGTACTACACGTAGAGGTCGGCGAATATCCAAACACCAAGACCTTCAGCGTGCCGATCAGCTGCTTCCACTGCAGAAACCCTGCGTGCACCACAGTCTGCCCCACTGGCGCCATATTCAAGAGGAAGGAGGACGGCGTTGTGGTAATTAACTATAACGTGTGCATCGGCTGTAGATACTGCGAGAACGCGTGCCCCTACGGAAACATCACCTTCGACCCAGTGGAGGGCGTCTCAAAGAAGTGCACTCTGGCAATCGACCGTATATACGACGAGAGTCTGCCCGAGTACGAGAGGATACCGCCATGCGTGAGGAACTGTCCCGCGGGCGCGAGGATATTCGGAGACATGGACGACCCCGACAGCATAATCTACAGAGAGGCCAAGAGACGCGGCGCCGTCCCTATGGGGCCGGAGTTCGGCACAGATCCTCCGAGCCTCTACATAATGCCGGGCACTCCCGTCAATGTGGCCGGCCGCGACTACCAGTGGCCCTCTATGACTAAAGAGGAGGAGTTCGCAGTGAGGACGGGGGCAGCCGACGTTCCTAAAATACTGTCTAAACTCAAGGGCGTGAAGCCCACGGGAGGACACTGCGGTGGAGGAGTAGGCGGATCCACCGGCGAGGGACAATGA
- a CDS encoding TorD/DmsD family molecular chaperone, translating to MMLRLSKQISLFRALLYDFLSSLFIYPYRLSDYEELVKSKLSGVRSASQSLAKIYDLRHLDSLLALAEGVDDYGDLTPIEVDMTRIDYAVPPYEGYLHTGYLDMTVEDSVKRFYAEYGAGFERQFRDLRADHIAVELAFMSYLAFKEHESEDPSRYLEGEERFLVNHLLTWVPVFVRRALKHVDTSYMREALLLTREVLTQDKDIIYVLLHEDEGS from the coding sequence ATGATGTTGCGCCTGTCCAAACAAATCTCCCTTTTTAGAGCTCTCCTCTACGACTTCCTCTCCTCTCTTTTTATCTATCCCTACAGGCTCTCCGACTACGAGGAGCTAGTCAAGTCGAAGCTAAGCGGCGTAAGGTCTGCCTCGCAGTCATTGGCCAAAATATACGACTTAAGGCACTTGGACTCCCTCCTCGCCTTAGCCGAGGGCGTTGACGACTACGGCGATCTCACGCCCATTGAGGTCGATATGACGAGAATAGATTACGCAGTGCCGCCCTACGAGGGCTATCTCCACACCGGCTATCTGGACATGACAGTGGAAGACTCGGTGAAGAGATTCTACGCCGAATATGGAGCGGGTTTTGAGAGGCAGTTCAGAGATCTGCGGGCCGACCATATAGCGGTTGAGCTAGCCTTTATGTCCTATCTGGCCTTCAAAGAGCACGAGTCGGAGGATCCCTCTAGATATCTGGAGGGCGAGGAGCGCTTCTTGGTCAACCACTTGTTGACTTGGGTCCCCGTGTTCGTGAGAAGGGCCTTGAAACACGTGGATACGTCCTATATGAGGGAGGCCCTCCTGTTGACGAGGGAGGTTTTAACACAAGACAAAGATATAATATACGTCCTATTGCATGAGGATGAGGGTTCTTAG
- a CDS encoding 4Fe-4S binding protein, which yields MRVLSNDGKVVVVEDPSESDLERIARENPGAQIVVVLKESKAPPAKIPRDLHRLEVAAVEASGAEVAAAQLRARRTQFYIETSKAVTRRELLRGEIFVKRPIPQVLPELCTARFGCSECADVCPSGALKIVDREVKIDPSSCSECGLCISACPTGALVAPSADDVEVAAALNAARLHGLSKIVFTCYKSNRVAKDGEYVYKLPCIGALGPEWLLGAISVGGTVEVSCPDPGCPAGGAKPAVELAKRVAEAFGMAAEDVEGGVVVRGQRRMMAFSGARRRDYIEILSKLRDSYTGKRALELKVYRVDVDPNKCSLCGVCFAKCPQRAFDVSRDGDAVKLYLNPLKCVGCGLCEAICPERAIAVSRHEALPGDLEEKAVDYVVRCKSCGRPFDTMRHINAVKQKLGIKGDPEWLYLCPDCRRYYAAKRLLESALKRSQ from the coding sequence ATGAGGGTTCTTAGCAACGACGGAAAGGTCGTAGTAGTCGAGGACCCCTCGGAATCGGACCTAGAGAGGATAGCCAGAGAAAACCCAGGCGCACAGATAGTCGTAGTACTGAAGGAGTCGAAGGCGCCTCCTGCCAAGATCCCTAGAGACCTCCACAGGCTCGAGGTCGCCGCAGTTGAGGCATCTGGCGCCGAGGTAGCGGCCGCGCAGTTGAGGGCCCGAAGGACTCAGTTCTATATAGAGACTAGCAAGGCGGTCACGCGTAGGGAGCTGTTGAGGGGAGAGATCTTCGTCAAACGGCCTATCCCCCAGGTCCTCCCCGAGCTCTGCACTGCGAGGTTCGGCTGCTCTGAATGCGCCGACGTCTGTCCCTCGGGAGCTCTGAAGATAGTTGACAGAGAGGTTAAGATAGACCCCTCCAGCTGCTCAGAGTGCGGACTGTGTATATCTGCATGCCCCACAGGCGCCCTAGTGGCCCCATCCGCCGACGATGTAGAGGTAGCGGCCGCGTTGAACGCCGCCAGGTTACACGGCTTATCTAAGATTGTGTTCACGTGCTATAAGTCTAACAGAGTGGCTAAGGACGGCGAATACGTCTACAAGCTACCTTGTATCGGGGCGTTGGGGCCCGAGTGGCTCCTCGGAGCTATCTCAGTGGGAGGAACTGTGGAGGTCAGCTGTCCCGACCCGGGCTGTCCCGCCGGAGGGGCCAAGCCGGCCGTGGAGTTGGCCAAGAGGGTGGCCGAGGCCTTCGGCATGGCCGCGGAGGACGTGGAGGGCGGCGTCGTAGTGAGAGGGCAGAGGAGGATGATGGCGTTCTCGGGCGCGAGGCGGAGGGACTATATAGAAATCTTGTCGAAGCTTCGCGACTCCTACACTGGCAAAAGGGCCTTGGAGCTCAAGGTCTACAGAGTGGATGTCGACCCAAACAAGTGCTCTCTATGTGGCGTATGTTTCGCGAAGTGCCCGCAGAGGGCTTTCGATGTATCCAGAGACGGCGATGCCGTTAAGCTGTACCTCAACCCGCTCAAGTGCGTTGGATGTGGCCTATGTGAGGCGATATGCCCTGAGAGGGCCATAGCGGTCTCTAGACATGAGGCTCTGCCGGGCGATCTAGAGGAGAAGGCAGTGGACTATGTCGTCAGATGTAAATCTTGTGGAAGGCCCTTCGACACGATGAGGCACATAAACGCAGTGAAGCAGAAGCTGGGGATAAAGGGCGACCCAGAGTGGCTCTACCTATGCCCAGACTGCAGGCGCTACTACGCAGCTAAGAGACTTCTGGAGTCCGCTCTGAAGAGAAGCCAATAG
- a CDS encoding MBL fold metallo-hydrolase produces MYLTILGSGAGGSPGSKRWRAANLITTDDTILLVDCGVGCHYRLSDRGLLTEVDYVFITHSHMDHFLGLPEMLFQAHIEDRRKPIYIFAPKIVEDTLKAAAPHTLRGLRYEVHLRRISEGALLEGRSLRVVSTKACHHTAEEAYAFKVSADIDIVFTGDTSPGCETIERLAQGADVLVHEATCNEQYMDICVRYGHTTTLQAIDVARRVGSNTLILTHIDEKFNPTVYLEVKNSGYPAIVAEDNMVIKL; encoded by the coding sequence ATGTACCTCACCATACTAGGATCAGGGGCTGGAGGCAGCCCTGGTTCCAAGAGATGGAGGGCGGCCAACTTAATAACCACGGATGATACCATTCTTCTAGTGGATTGTGGCGTGGGGTGCCATTATAGGCTTTCTGACAGAGGGCTTTTGACCGAGGTGGACTACGTCTTTATAACGCACAGCCATATGGATCACTTCCTTGGTCTGCCCGAGATGTTATTTCAGGCGCACATAGAAGATAGAAGAAAGCCGATCTACATCTTTGCGCCCAAGATAGTCGAAGACACTCTCAAGGCGGCCGCGCCGCACACACTCAGAGGCCTAAGATATGAAGTGCATTTACGCCGGATTTCCGAGGGCGCGTTGTTGGAGGGACGGAGTCTTAGAGTCGTGTCCACTAAGGCTTGTCATCATACAGCAGAGGAGGCCTACGCGTTCAAGGTCTCGGCCGATATCGACATAGTCTTCACAGGCGATACCTCTCCGGGCTGTGAGACCATAGAGAGGCTGGCCCAAGGAGCGGACGTGTTGGTGCATGAGGCTACATGTAACGAGCAATACATGGACATTTGTGTTAGATACGGCCATACTACTACGCTTCAAGCAATAGATGTGGCCCGCAGAGTGGGATCAAACACCCTCATTTTGACTCACATAGACGAAAAATTCAATCCTACAGTATACTTAGAGGTGAAAAACTCCGGATATCCGGCGATTGTTGCAGAGGACAACATGGTGATCAAGCTTTAA
- a CDS encoding ABC transporter ATP-binding protein — MLLLKNIKKSFKGFTIKIDELTVPDKSYVVVLGPSGSGKTTLLRIIAGLERPDEGAIYLDGRDITNLPVWERDIGIVFQNYALYPHLTVYDNIAMPLKNRGFDKRQIQERIERIARILNIQDQLHKYPSQLSGGQQQRVAIARALVKEPKILLLDEPLSNLDARLRLEVRGFLKELQKELGTTVLHVTHDQEEAMALGDILVVINNGKIEQVGPPAELYSRPRSVFVFNFLGLSNLLPSEALGMGEGKRVGFRPEHVVIGDGPLRGRVLREEYLGPYKIVELDFNGHRIKARVPPTASYKVGEIVDFSIKETILFD; from the coding sequence GTGTTGTTGCTGAAGAACATCAAAAAGTCGTTCAAGGGCTTCACCATCAAGATAGACGAGCTGACGGTTCCCGATAAGTCGTATGTCGTTGTATTGGGCCCATCTGGCTCAGGCAAGACCACGCTTCTACGAATAATAGCCGGCTTAGAGAGACCCGACGAGGGGGCCATCTATCTAGACGGGAGGGATATAACGAATCTGCCTGTATGGGAGAGGGATATAGGCATCGTCTTCCAGAACTATGCGTTGTACCCTCACTTGACCGTTTATGACAACATAGCCATGCCTCTAAAGAACAGAGGCTTTGACAAGAGGCAGATACAAGAGAGAATAGAGAGAATAGCCCGTATATTGAACATACAGGATCAATTACATAAATATCCTAGCCAGCTTTCCGGCGGACAACAACAGAGGGTGGCTATAGCGAGGGCTCTCGTCAAAGAGCCGAAGATCTTGTTGTTAGACGAGCCTTTAAGCAATCTAGACGCCAGGCTGAGGCTTGAGGTCAGAGGCTTTCTGAAGGAGCTTCAGAAGGAGTTGGGGACCACCGTTTTACACGTCACGCACGACCAAGAGGAGGCCATGGCCTTAGGCGATATTCTTGTAGTAATAAACAATGGAAAGATAGAGCAAGTGGGCCCCCCGGCAGAGCTCTACTCGAGACCCCGGAGCGTATTCGTGTTTAACTTCCTTGGCCTGAGCAACCTACTTCCTTCCGAAGCGTTAGGAATGGGCGAGGGCAAGAGGGTGGGCTTCAGACCGGAGCACGTAGTCATAGGGGATGGCCCTCTGAGGGGGCGCGTGTTGCGCGAGGAATACTTGGGCCCCTACAAGATAGTGGAGCTGGATTTCAATGGCCACAGGATAAAGGCCAGAGTGCCGCCCACGGCCTCTTACAAGGTAGGGGAAATAGTTGACTTTTCTATAAAAGAGACGATATTATTCGATTAG
- a CDS encoding ABC transporter permease subunit, whose amino-acid sequence MTIYPIISNIILSFYERTYEGTLKWVGLGNYIWLFERDPYGPLIVGNTILYSLATPAIAVILAIPTALALKRLGGRWLFLLMIPAFIPPVTAAMAWYLLINPLYGLGYYLMEYGLIKTNPISSVWTVVLIDVWRSYPTAVLIIYSGLRALSRSVDEAALADGLTGPRKFLAIDLPLISPQILTAFILTALTGFFTFDPIYIGTAQAGPRILDNLAYYSYEAFAAGEFGYSATLIVIMTLIGTALSLMYVKALSAKVFIKMPIPSWMPRRETPKALHATVLTLALLFVLTPIAWLILISIKPPGEIIQVPPIIIPTTIALDNYQNALSNGLPFLIMSLYISVINTIVTIFLAAPTAYHMRIHGYGGNKLITYILYLMSIPTLMYIVSLYFILKSLNILNTLWGLVLTYPIMTIPYSIWILYNYYSNFDKRIEEAALADGMSRIRAFFKVILPLSKNGLSVAGLYAFLFSWGALVFPLAFTYTPYNLSRPLSFSGAQTFSIYIGMLMSPVTMSYGGVAAAGLISIVPPLVYLALVRKNLEKIWGA is encoded by the coding sequence ATGACTATATATCCAATAATAAGTAATATAATTTTAAGCTTCTATGAAAGAACTTACGAGGGCACGTTGAAGTGGGTTGGTCTCGGAAACTATATATGGCTCTTCGAGAGGGATCCCTACGGCCCATTGATAGTAGGCAACACGATACTATATTCTTTGGCGACGCCCGCAATAGCGGTTATCTTGGCGATTCCCACGGCACTGGCCCTCAAAAGGCTCGGTGGAAGATGGCTATTTCTTTTGATGATACCGGCCTTCATCCCTCCGGTCACCGCAGCAATGGCTTGGTATCTATTAATCAATCCGCTTTACGGCCTGGGCTACTATCTTATGGAGTATGGGCTAATCAAGACCAATCCGATCTCCTCAGTATGGACCGTGGTGTTGATAGATGTATGGAGGTCGTATCCCACAGCGGTTTTGATAATATACTCGGGCCTTAGAGCTCTCTCTAGGTCAGTCGACGAGGCCGCTCTGGCAGACGGCTTGACAGGGCCTAGAAAGTTCCTAGCGATAGATCTACCTCTTATATCTCCCCAGATATTGACCGCGTTTATTCTCACGGCTCTGACAGGTTTCTTCACATTCGACCCAATCTACATTGGCACTGCTCAGGCAGGCCCGCGCATTCTTGACAATCTGGCCTACTATAGTTACGAGGCGTTTGCCGCAGGCGAGTTCGGTTATTCAGCTACATTGATCGTCATAATGACCTTAATAGGCACAGCCCTTTCATTGATGTACGTAAAGGCTTTATCGGCTAAGGTGTTCATCAAAATGCCCATCCCATCGTGGATGCCCCGGAGGGAGACCCCAAAAGCTCTCCACGCTACGGTCTTGACGTTGGCCCTCCTATTTGTTCTTACGCCCATAGCGTGGCTCATTTTAATATCAATAAAGCCTCCTGGGGAGATAATACAAGTTCCACCTATAATAATACCTACTACTATTGCTCTAGATAATTATCAAAATGCTTTGAGCAACGGCCTGCCGTTTTTGATAATGAGTCTATATATTTCTGTAATTAATACGATTGTGACGATCTTTCTCGCTGCTCCCACAGCTTACCACATGAGGATTCACGGCTATGGTGGCAATAAACTTATTACATATATTCTTTATTTAATGTCAATTCCTACATTAATGTATATTGTATCATTATATTTTATATTAAAGTCATTAAATATCTTAAATACATTATGGGGCTTGGTATTAACATATCCCATTATGACTATACCTTATAGTATATGGATATTATATAATTATTATTCTAATTTCGATAAAAGAATAGAGGAGGCCGCTCTGGCAGACGGCATGAGCAGAATAAGGGCGTTCTTCAAGGTGATACTGCCTCTGAGCAAAAACGGATTAAGCGTGGCGGGCTTATACGCATTTCTTTTCTCATGGGGCGCATTAGTCTTTCCGCTGGCCTTCACCTATACGCCCTATAACTTGAGCCGGCCGTTGAGCTTCAGCGGAGCCCAAACGTTCTCAATATACATAGGCATGTTGATGAGCCCGGTGACTATGAGCTACGGCGGAGTCGCCGCGGCGGGACTAATAAGTATAGTGCCTCCGTTGGTATATCTGGCCTTGGTCAGGAAGAACCTTGAAAAAATCTGGGGAGCCTAG